In Epinephelus moara isolate mb chromosome 20, YSFRI_EMoa_1.0, whole genome shotgun sequence, the genomic stretch TGAACATTTAGGATGAAGTTTAAAGTGCAtttaaaagctaaattaaaagTGATTGTCATTACTTGTTGGTCTACTTTGTAAGATCTGTGTTTCAGACCTCTGCTCTCACCTGCTGGACATTTTCAAAACTGCAGCTTCACCTTTTATTATTCAATATTTCATTTCCTTCATTAGATCGACACAAAGCAGCttttaacagtttgtttttcccTCTGCTTCTCTTTAGGCGATCCATGTCGAGTTATCTAAACTCGTCAAAAGACAATCAGGTGGCAAAGACACTCAGGAATGGAGAGCTAAACCAGCAGAGATGCTCGGAGAAAATATCGCACCTTTCCTGATTCCTTCTAAGAAGAAACGATCTGTAAGTCATGACAGAAATATCTCCAATATGTTTTTACTCTAATGACCAACAGGCTGCGTTTTGACTGACTGTTGTTGTATTACAGGGAATTTCCTGGAAGTTTATACTCGGAGCTTTGATTGTGGCCTTGGGCAGCTTAGTGACGTCAATGATACTGACTGCAAGAAACTGAAATCCTCTACAGGAAGCACTTTGAAAATCATTGTGTGCAGGTGCGGAGTTTGTTTCTCAttagttcattttaaaaagtttctaCTGTGAAGACACAAGAAGGTTTGCAACGCAGCAGCACCGCAGCCTCAAGTTGTATTTATGCTGAGTTTTACATGgtagaaaaatgtttcattgaAAGGTGTGAAGTATTTCTGAAAACCAGTCTAGTGCAGCATCGAGTGAAGACCAGCAGAGATTTCTGCTGATTGATAAGACAGAAGTTTCTAACAGTCATCTTTCCAGTTACATCTGTTTTATTTGGAGAAGggattacatttctgtttgacaTATAAAAAAGGGGCCTGGAAAATATATTGGTATCACAGAtacacaggagaaaaaaaagaaaaagacaaaaaactggCCCTTGAAGTTTTGTTAAGATTCAGATTTTCAGTGAATGGAAatcatttttaaagagacagctCACCTCGTtatcaaaaatatgtttttccctttacctgcagtgctatttatcagtctagatcagtggttcccaactgctttgtcgcagtccaaaagtgggtctcGGGTCCATTCCgtatggaccgcaagtgactcgcaaacgtgtcaagtttgtaaaataaCACACcctatttttaagtacagtgaatttttggcacagagctttgattctgaagtgctgtttcctgctttacagtgagtgaataacagacagctacttaacagagacagcaaactagctagACGACATGGCAAGTATgatggaccttgaactaatgagtgaggagaaatctggaccctgttgatgcaccagttgggaaccactggtctagtttgttttggtgtgagttgctgagtgttggagatgttggCCGTATAGATGTCTGCCTACTCTTGAATttaatggaacaagatggcactcaAGATGCTTGTGGTGCTCTACCAAAAAATTACAATTGAAAAACTCAACGTTAATGTCTCtgtgcagaaatcatgacctggttactcaagataatccacagaccttgttgtgagcagtttcatgtaggaactattttctttctactgaactacaccctgTGCAGAAGGACAcatgcaactcacaccaaaacaatctagactgataaacagcactacaggtctgaggagaaatatgtattttcgattttggggtgaactgtccctttaacattgCAATTCTGAGAAAAATTCGATCAGTGCTCCAATAACTAAAGGCGTTAAACTGCGATGTAATATTGCTTACACTGATGcttaataaaaatgtttcaaaaaaatgaatttgtctttttgttttgtcttttcaagAATCAAGTTTCGtctcaaacagaaaaaagtgcattaatttaaaaagactATTTTTTACTGGCTGACAGTTAAAAACTAACTTAAATCTAAGTCAATTTATCTACTTTATAAAATGACTTTACTAcctaaaaaatacaaaacctaAGAAAAATATATGCATGATTACATTACATGCATTTATATGTGCAACTGAAACCTTCATTTTGATCAGAGAATTAACATttatgaaaatatattaaagGTTTGAGAGTTAAATATTCTAAAGGTTAAAACATAAGAAAATTGTTCTTCATGAAGAAATAGAATCATTTCTCTGCTCCATCGTGTCTACTGATATCAGCCATCTACAGTCCGCAGCAGGCGTTGAGAGTCTTCTTCGGGTTGGATTGACTCAGTCTGACCTGAGAATCTGACTGCCGcctcagtttgacatttttctttacttCTCTGTGGAAATGGAAAACAAGTCTAAGTGTTGCCATGGTTTTTGGAGGAAAAACTCaaactcactcactctctctctcaacgGCCTCCTACCTCGCTAGATGAAGCACGGTCTCCACGACGTTGGTTCCCTCTTTGGCACTCGTTTCGCAGAACAAGGCGCCGTATGCCTGCAAGCAAAGCGTCGACATACCTGACTGAAGTCAGTTTATTTAGACACCTGGGAGGCCGGGCGTCTGCGTAAACATTCTTTCATCATGTGGAATGAAAAGTTACTCACCTTGGCCAACTTCTCTCCGTGCATACTGCTCACACAGCTCCCCTCTGGAAGCTCCTCTCGGAGGTCCACCTTGTTTCCAATAACACACATGGGGATTTTCTCGTCCGTTGAATCCTGCATAAAAACAAGGACATTGTAAAATATAATCCTGCTTTTAGGGCctggtcattttttgtcattCATTCAACATTTGTCAATCAGCATTTTCAATTAGTTACCTGAATCTGATCCACCCAGGCTCTGACGTTGAGAAAGCTGCTTTCTGAGGTGACGTCGTAGAGGAGCAGGACTCCGTGAGCTTTACGGAAATAGGATCTGGCAATACTACGAAACCTATAATCACAAGAAATGttggttttagaatgtaaaaCACCTCGCCTGTtttaacagccaatcagcttgtagtgaagtctgttggtcaaatcaaaatgactgcagatggcatgttcgcttgctgcggcaggGGCTCCGTCCCcacctctgtttctgtcctcacggtgCGCTGGTGTCGGACGGTGGGTTattgctgctgctcgctgtatgtgcttatgccccctcacgcacacacattctcactgactgattaattgccGCTGGTTATTCATATcattgtggcatatttattatgaatacagtccatctgatgctggttttgtttctgtttttcactgtttcatcactactacaaatgcagctgtagccagtatcttactatcactatcctcattcatattttaagaagccacaaattatattcagccacaataTAAGcctgaaaaactgaaaatcaGAACAGTAGTACAGAGATTTGTTGTACAGAGATGATACACAGTCTCATCTAGTTGTATTGGTGTGAacctgcaggttttttttagaACGCTGCAGAACAGTGCGTTgtaagtagttgcctgtttcagctCATCTTGTCgccaatctttggtctgaacaaGGCATaaggttattaaaaaaaatgatgattcTCATTTTCAGGATATTATAAActacagaaaacatacttgttataTTCTAATCCATTTCTGTTAAtctatccccctaaatcctacacactggacctttaaagttgACACTTATAATCAATAACACCATCTTTTCCTGTTGCTACTTCCTTAAGAAACACCACAAGAGTCAGTGCAGTACCTCTCCTGCCCGGCTGTGTCCCATATCTGCAGGCTCGTCTTCTCTCCGTCCACAAGCATCCTCTTTATTTGAAAATCTACTCCTGAGAACCGAAAAAGCAGATTCAAACGTCTTATATCAAGAATGTGTCAGTATTAAATGAAATGATGACGTGTTTACTGAGGCACCTACCCAGCGTTGTCTGAATGTCTCCCCTGAACTCGTTGAGTGTCAGTCTCAGCAGGAAGctggactttccagctcctgcGTCTCCGGCTAAAACCAGACGGTACATCGGAGTAGGTTCCTCAGATTCTACTATGTCGGCTTCTAAAGGCTTCAGAAATACAACAGAAGATAACAAGCTTACCCTCTTTAACATGGAAAATCTTTTTGTTTGTAGTAAATAAAGAGAACAGTAGGCATTTATTAGTTGAGTGTGAATGTTTATTCTTGCCTAAACTCAAGGTCTGCATTACTGTTTTTCCAGAAGCTTTTGATCACATCTGCCAGTCTATGATACAACCACCTGTTCTCACATGATTCGAGTTTCAGACTTAGCTCACATGATGATGACTGAACACAATCTGCTGATGAAAACTGTGAGTTGTGGTTTGTTCCAAAATAATTTAGTTACCTGCAGGTCAAAAGATGTTTAAACCAGGAACAATTTGGTTTaagaaacatttttcaaattttatACAACTTTCGGTGACCATATTTCAATATGTATTCAAAATGCACATTGAAATTCAGTCATTTAAATTGCAGCGTTAGCTACAGTTATATGTAACCTTGACATTTTCGCAAGACTGAGAGTCTACAGGTGTGCcaacagctctgtgaggctgtgacGCTACATAGATGCAGCCAgactttgagctaaatgctaacatcggCATGCTAACATTGGCAGTGCTGATGTTTAACAAGTTTAATGTTTTCCGTGTTGACCATCTTAgttttgctaattagcactaaacacagaGGCTGATGGGAAAGTCATTAGTTGTGCAGAATTTAGTTATAaacaaagtattggacaaatgaAAAACCTTGAACTGATTATATAAGTGGTTGTGAACCTGAGGGTTGCAATATAAATCTGAGGGGTTGTGATATGATTAACaggggaggaaagaaaaaaaatactttgctACACAAATTCTAATGTTTGTTTGTGgggtttttgttgctttttttttttttttttttttttttttaaatatctggcaaatTTGACTTCTTTGGGACTGTtgagctgaaaaacacaaaggcaCCGCTGCGGCGCTGTGCGTCATGTGACGCGCATCAAGTGCTGCTACGAGCACACATTCGCTGCAGCTCATTCACAGACGACCatgcaaagttattactacttttactgaaagatctgtatttcctccacctctgcattaacttaaaatcatgtgtggtcagcccctaattaaacttgatttctcacctgaagagccagTGTCCAGGGACAAGACTCACCAGGCAaaatctttttggccattgactttataatgacgggattGCGGGTCGTTAAGCTTGGGATATTTTTCAACCTCAACAAGGAGTCTCTCTTCATccagtctttgtcacacacgtgacacagcaacagagttctctttgCATCAatagtgaggagaggagtcgagctgctcCGGGAGCTGGTACGTACAAGCAGCACGAGtggggaaaaatgcatttaattctaGGAGtggtgaggctggaaataggacggTGGCATATAGTGCCATTGGGTGGTGCGTCCTGCCGCCGCTGGTATGGGGTTGCACAGTGACAATAATAGGGGCATATTTTTTGACACGCAATGTTCGCCGATGATGTGTTTTGTCCTTTAACCTAACATAGGGAGTATATCATAGAACTACTCTCAACTGGTGGACATTTGAAGCCATGACAAGAGGCTACAAGTGGAAATTGTTTGCCACCTCTGGAGCCACACCGTCAGAATGGCTGAAAGACAATGTAGTCTAGTCGTAACCCAGAAGTCTTGACAAACAAATCACCAAAATGAATGCTTACTGGAGGGGTCTTGTGCATTCAAAAACCACTGTACCTTTGTAGAAAATGCAGACAAACGTCTTCGTAGGGATGATGCAAGAGAGCTCGCTTTGCTAGGAGCCATCGACACTGCAGCTTCAGATTTCATGTCTGATATCTGTAACAAAGTAAATAGTACTTTAAAGTCTTCATGTTGGCATTATCTGACCCGATAACTAAACCTGGAGTGTGTTCTGACCTCCACATCAGATGGGATGTATGAGTAACTGTGGTGCACAGTTTCCACTGAGTCCCTACTGTCGTCGCTGTCGTAATCGCTCCCTGAGCTCTCAGCTGTGTCCATGGGCAACGAGACTCCACTGTCCAGGTACTTATCGGCCCAGGTGGCCACATGAGAGTAGGTCGTTTTGCTGGGATCTGGCTCCGAGCTGCACcaacgcacagacacacacgcttGGTTTAGCTGTGACAATTTAATTCAGCAAGATCAATCCGCAGATTCACAGAGGTGTGTAAAAAACTTTATATACCTGCCATGGTTGAGTGTGCTCTGCCGGAGGGGCTTCATCCTTCGGGCCGGGATTTCATTTTGGGGAGACAGCTGTTGAGCAGATTAGGAATGTCAGGGAGGAAACTTTTTTTACACTTGAACTAGTGAAAACAATTTACTGTTAGCTTCTATCTGATGCAGAGCCAGTGGGTATGAGGAAATATGTCATCAGGAAACAAAGGACTCACCCTCCTTTTGGCTGCAACCACTTCAGTGGCCAACGCAGAGCGCAGCCCGTCATTACTGTCATacagctttttgtttgtttccctgatgatgtgttcaaggaaaTACAAGACAgagtcacatacatatacaaacATTTACTTTCAGGAACTGTGGTGTGGTAAACATGTTGTATTGGTAAGTCAAGATGTGCTTTGTATGTAGTGTAACATAACCTGGATGGTATTTTCCAGATTATAGAAcacatagtaaaaaaaaaaaaacatttacacaactagaattactgcctcacagttgtatgcctctgtgaatCAGTcgagttgcagttacagttcacatctgtccagactcatatgt encodes the following:
- the zgc:162879 gene encoding ras and EF-hand domain-containing protein isoform X1, with product MDRPSLRRLFSACDVNKSGKIEFEDFTAVCRELNVPETHIRTLFDKFDADEDGYIDYSRFSSRFQEVSETLDLAALGAGSSPNQGSPWEDFVGRTDAAALLSDSLREQLADLYQAIHSSANTTLLQQYEEIIHSLISQSLDNRLECEQLETSIKRAEEMNNSQLAELEDDIQQQLARTEERVRDEERRKMEGVMVTMQRKHENEVADLRAAVDRLLKSQEDSQSNHTKEEVVRLNNQISDLSQENEELRSSLLQAQTNIAILHAELDKLKNMYADQKAQHDRETEELKRMVLEYQSYSSQIQILQETNKKLYDSNDGLRSALATEVVAAKRRLSPQNEIPARRMKPLRQSTLNHGSSEPDPSKTTYSHVATWADKYLDSGVSLPMDTAESSGSDYDSDDSRDSVETVHHSYSYIPSDVEISDMKSEAAVSMAPSKASSLASSLRRRLSAFSTKPLEADIVESEEPTPMYRLVLAGDAGAGKSSFLLRLTLNEFRGDIQTTLGVDFQIKRMLVDGEKTSLQIWDTAGQERFRSIARSYFRKAHGVLLLYDVTSESSFLNVRAWVDQIQDSTDEKIPMCVIGNKVDLREELPEGSCVSSMHGEKLAKAYGALFCETSAKEGTNVVETVLHLAREVKKNVKLRRQSDSQVRLSQSNPKKTLNACCGL
- the zgc:162879 gene encoding ras and EF-hand domain-containing protein isoform X2, which translates into the protein MNNSQLAELEDDIQQQLARTEERVRDEERRKMEGVMVTMQRKHENEVADLRAAVDRLLKSQEDSQSNHTKEEVVRLNNQISDLSQENEELRSSLLQAQTNIAILHAELDKLKNMYADQKAQHDRETEELKRMVLEYQSYSSQIQILQETNKKLYDSNDGLRSALATEVVAAKRRLSPQNEIPARRMKPLRQSTLNHGSSEPDPSKTTYSHVATWADKYLDSGVSLPMDTAESSGSDYDSDDSRDSVETVHHSYSYIPSDVEISDMKSEAAVSMAPSKASSLASSLRRRLSAFSTKPLEADIVESEEPTPMYRLVLAGDAGAGKSSFLLRLTLNEFRGDIQTTLGVDFQIKRMLVDGEKTSLQIWDTAGQERFRSIARSYFRKAHGVLLLYDVTSESSFLNVRAWVDQIQDSTDEKIPMCVIGNKVDLREELPEGSCVSSMHGEKLAKAYGALFCETSAKEGTNVVETVLHLAREVKKNVKLRRQSDSQVRLSQSNPKKTLNACCGL